In Pseudophryne corroboree isolate aPseCor3 chromosome 3, aPseCor3.hap2, whole genome shotgun sequence, a genomic segment contains:
- the LOC135056639 gene encoding cytochrome P450 26A1: MDLYTLVTSTLCTLVLPVLLFFTAVKLWELYCLSHRDPGCNRPLPPGTMGLPFFGETLQMVLQRRKFLQLKRRKYGHIYKTHLFGTPTVRIMGAENVRQILLGEHRLVSVHWPASVRTILGSGCLSNLHDSQHKNMKKVIMQAFSREALENYVPVIEEEMRCAMDLWLQSGSCVLVYPAVKRLMFRIAMRILLGFEPEQMDAALEQPLVEAFEEMIRNLFSLPIDVPFSGLYRGLRARNIIHAKIEENIKEKLRKEPDGSCKDALQLLIDHSRRSGEPVNLQTLKESATELLFGGHGTTASAATSLITFLGLNKAVVQKVREELESKGLLSNKPGEKKDLTIDLLQQLKYTGCVLKETLRLSPPVPGGFRVALKTFVLNGYQIPKGWNVIYSIADTHDVAEIFPNKDEFDPDRFLTPFPEDASRFGFIPFGGGVRSCVGKEFAKILLKIFIVELCRNCDWELLNGPPAMKTGPIVYPVDNLPTQFKPFHSTA, from the exons ATGGATCTTTACACGCTGGTCACCAGCACCCTCTGCACCTTGGTGCTGCCAGTGCTACTCTTCTTCACCGCAGTCAAGTTGTGGGAGCTGTACTGCCTGAGCCATAGGGACCCTGGCTGCAATCGCCCGCTGCCACCGGGCACCATGGGGCTGCCCTTTTTCGGAGAAACGCTGCAAATGGTCCTGCAG AGACGGAAATTCCTCCAGCTGAAGCGCAGGAAGTATGGGCACATCTACAAGACGCATCTGTTTGGAACTCCCACGGTGCGCATCATGGGCGCAGAGAACGTGCGCCAGATCCTGCTCGGAGAGCACAGGCTGGTGTCTGTGCACTGGCCGGCATCGGTCCGCACCATCCTGGGCTCAGGGTGCCTGTCCAACCTCCATGACTCCCAGCACAAGAACATGAAGAAA GTCATCATGCAAGCCTTCTCCCGAGAGGCGCTTGAGAACTACGTGCCCGTCATCGAGGAGGAGATGCGCTGCGCAATGGACCTGTGGCTGCAGAGCGGCTCCTGCGTCCTGGTCTACCCGGCGGTCAAGCGCCTGATGTTCCGCATAGCCATGAGGATCCTCCTCGGCTTTGAGCCCGAACAAATGGACGCTGCATTGGAGCAGCCACTGGTTGAAGCCTTCGAAGAAATGATCCGGAATCTCTTCTCTCTCCCCATTGATGTCCCATTTAGCGGCCTCTACAGG GGTCTGAGGGCTAGGAATATTATCCATGCCAAAATTGAAGAGAACATCAAGGAAAAGCTGCGGAAGGAACCAGATGGCTCCTGCAAAGATGCTCTGCAGCTGCTGATTGATCACAGCAGACGGAGTGGCGAGCCTGTGAACTTACAG ACACTGAAAGAATCCGCAACAGAACTTCTGTTTGGGGGCCATGGGACCACAGCCAGTGCAGCCACATCCTTAATCACGTTCCTTGGGCTTAACAAGGCAGTTGTGCAGAAAGTCCGGGAAGAGCTTGAGTCAAAG ggtcttTTATCCAATAAACCTGGTGAAAAGAAGGATTTGACAATAGACCTACTACAACAACTTAAATACACTGGCTGTGTCTTGAAGGAAACTCTCCGACTAAGCCCACCAGTTCCAGGAGGATTTCGAGTTGCACTAAAAACATTCGTATTAAAT GGTTATCAGATTCCGAAAGGCTGGAATGTTATATATAGCATTGCAGACACTCATGATGTTGCAGAAATCTTCCCTAACAAAGATGAATTTGACCCAGATCGCTTTTTAACTCCTTTTCCCGAAGACGCCTCCCGATTCGGCTTCATTCCATTCGGCGGAGGTGTGCGCAGTTGTGTAGGCAAAGAGTTTGCCAAAATCCTCCTAAAGATTTTTATCGTTGAGTTGTGCCGAAATTGTGACTGGGAGCTGCTAAATGGGCCGCCAGCCATGAAGACTGGTCCAATTGTCTATCCTGTGGACAATCTTCCAACACAATTCAAACCCTTCCATAGCACGGCTTAA